A genomic segment from Necator americanus strain Aroian chromosome III, whole genome shotgun sequence encodes:
- a CDS encoding hypothetical protein (NECATOR_CHRIII.G11086.T2) yields MLKELNEAARRIGLRINRKKTQFIKNAYCDGGVQLEGSHIVETSSHVYLGRSMTTENDLKEELNRRMRAAWAAFAAVREATGQLTDQDIRAHLFDSTVLPALCYAAETLADTAAKSRKLFTTHYPLRDVF; encoded by the coding sequence atgctcaaggaACTGAATGAGGCAGCGaggagaataggactgcgaataaatagaaagaagacacagttcataaagaacgcctactgcgacggaggagtacaacttgaaggctcccatatcgtggaaacttcgtcacacgtataccttggacgttctatgaccacagaaaacgacttgaaggaagaactgaatagaagaatgagagcagcatgggcagcattcgcagccgtcagggaagctacgggccaactgacggaccaagatatTCGTGCCCATCttttcgactcgacagttcttccagcgctctgttacgcagcggagacgttgGCAGACACCGCCGCCAAGTCTAGGAAGCTATTTACTACCCACTaccccttgagagatgtcttctga
- a CDS encoding hypothetical protein (NECATOR_CHRIII.G11087.T1), protein MLPRHNVLGGYPGGYASIPRRGHAPVVHEDADNRHRCSSSHRDAENCGVTRKYAKKSGMSCRNYRDTHHR, encoded by the exons atgcttccgagacataacgtccTCGGTGGATAtcccggcggatacgcgagcatacctcgaagaggtcacgctccagtcgttcatgaagacgcagacaaccgtcatagatgttcttctagccacagagacgcagaaaactgcggagttacaagaaaatatgcaaagaagagtggtatgagctgtcgaaattaccga gacacgcaccatcgctaa
- a CDS encoding hypothetical protein (NECATOR_CHRIII.G11086.T1) → MKDSSPSFVLRTTNVFFSRSTNETMLKELNEAARRIGLRINRKKTQFIKNAYCDGGVQLEGSHIVETSSHVYLGRSMTTENDLKEELNRRMRAAWAAFAAVREATGQLTDQDIRAHLFDSTVLPALCYAAETLADTAAKSRKLFTTHYPLRDVF, encoded by the coding sequence ATGAAAGATTCCTCTCCATCCTTCGTTTTGAGGACgacaaatgttttcttctcgagaagtaccaatgaaacgatgctcaaggaACTGAATGAGGCAGCGaggagaataggactgcgaataaatagaaagaagacacagttcataaagaacgcctactgcgacggaggagtacaacttgaaggctcccatatcgtggaaacttcgtcacacgtataccttggacgttctatgaccacagaaaacgacttgaaggaagaactgaatagaagaatgagagcagcatgggcagcattcgcagccgtcagggaagctacgggccaactgacggaccaagatatTCGTGCCCATCttttcgactcgacagttcttccagcgctctgttacgcagcggagacgttgGCAGACACCGCCGCCAAGTCTAGGAAGCTATTTACTACCCACTaccccttgagagatgtcttctga
- a CDS encoding hypothetical protein (NECATOR_CHRIII.G11085.T1) yields the protein MLDEARPQEQAGFRQGFSCFDHIQTVSRVVEICREFRLRLVLTFVDYVKAFDNVETNAILSALVDEGVDASYVRTLASCYHRCTSKIQLFHFPFIIGKGVRQGDTRYYIAEDTVDNEITFLGRKGHTC from the coding sequence ATGCTGGATGAAGCCcggcctcaagaacaagctggattccgtcaggggttcagctgcttcgACCACATCCAGACAGTGTCGAGAGTCGTAGAGATTTGCCGGGAATTCCGCCTGcgccttgttctaaccttcgtcgactacgtgaaagcctttgacaacgtagaaacgaatgcaatactgtcagcgctggtcgacgAAGGTGTGGACGcatcgtatgtgaggacattagccagcTGCTACCATCGATGCACCagtaagatacagcttttccatttCCCCTTCATCATTGGAaaaggggtacgacaaggcgatacgcgatactatatcgccgaagatacagtggataatgaaatcactttcttgggaagaaaggggcatacttGTTGA